One stretch of Dissulfurimicrobium hydrothermale DNA includes these proteins:
- a CDS encoding PD-(D/E)XK nuclease family protein, which yields MMQGLKTSKAMTLIRRLAWDLVLRAEEEGVGLSAFTVVFPGKRPAFYLRRELGRLLKRPFVPPQILDIERFMTALAATAPTGVGRREASLVELLYLLFRTAVHTDGRGSAGGFESFSPWGIRLIKAFDEFGAGLVSPEELDRAVPLALADAGLSGEACGLWRGFPNLYRAWIERLAADGLWTRGERYRLAAETARALASGGSYPFPSWMEPGRRRVWLVGFSMLTKAEEEVFSSLSRLDCIREVAEGPEDDLSSHPSLTLHMQPDLHSQIFEARGLFTGLSDQGAIGPDEEAIVLPDQSALIPVLEWLVSARGVPFNISMGYPLAHTPPARLLCLVLDAQTGRRSDAFHVQEYLDVLRHPYVKGLRPLDARDREDLPAEECFRKIVHRIEAWVAEKRPIFVRCGDVLKDLEDDEGVGGVWVRFLSEVHRRLFLDPGEAADVRGFAAALISILDLIVDSSTWQSHSMAGEFMSALYEFLDTLIQGPIAAEPLTANGFRFLFRHLAREIHIPFVGMPLDGLQVLGLMETRCLDFKKVLVFDVNEGILPPEEDINPLLPPGLRRRLGLPGRKETVDLSRRYLQRLLSRAQEAHLFFSEGGERVKSRFIEEILWEKEKAGLIPVGYDVRHDDGVGYRSVCSSGGAGLPSGLFEQCGAAAVSMPKDGVASLLSSFIFSSTSIDTYLFCPFRFYAAYCLGLRQGIADVGRALGPDAVGRLIHRVLKEVYGRWLDKEMVFSGDESVVLAERLDCVLREEFGGNEWLNAAVDLFREAAFYRLGHLLRLEQDWVKGHILLGLERPFEAGFDLDDGVQVRLKGIVDRVERDRGSVLWVIDYKTGGDIKMPKGRYATDFSREALKATIGSFQLPIYLILCDRIFDLKGRWDRMNAAIYELKGIGASTRPDDVRKVLFGTGDDHESLMDSLYLPALKSIVSEILDPETSFEPDPSDPAQCRSCPYSTGLCRAAV from the coding sequence ATGATGCAGGGTCTCAAGACAAGCAAGGCCATGACCCTGATCCGCAGGTTGGCTTGGGATTTGGTGTTGAGGGCCGAGGAGGAAGGGGTGGGACTTTCCGCCTTTACGGTAGTCTTTCCAGGGAAGCGCCCTGCGTTTTATCTGAGAAGGGAATTGGGCAGACTTTTGAAAAGACCGTTTGTCCCGCCGCAGATCCTTGATATAGAAAGGTTCATGACCGCATTGGCCGCGACTGCGCCGACAGGGGTCGGCAGGAGGGAGGCGTCTCTTGTAGAGCTTCTATACCTCCTTTTTCGTACAGCCGTTCATACAGATGGGCGTGGATCGGCAGGTGGATTTGAGTCCTTTTCCCCTTGGGGAATCAGACTGATCAAGGCCTTTGACGAGTTCGGGGCCGGTCTTGTATCGCCTGAAGAGCTGGATAGGGCCGTGCCGCTTGCCCTTGCCGATGCAGGTTTAAGTGGAGAGGCCTGTGGGCTTTGGCGCGGGTTCCCCAATCTCTACCGTGCATGGATCGAGCGTCTTGCCGCAGACGGTCTGTGGACGCGCGGCGAGAGGTACCGTTTGGCAGCCGAGACGGCAAGGGCCTTGGCCAGCGGCGGGTCATACCCATTCCCATCCTGGATGGAGCCAGGTCGGCGGCGGGTGTGGCTGGTCGGGTTTTCTATGCTTACAAAGGCCGAAGAAGAGGTGTTTTCTTCGCTTTCAAGGCTTGATTGCATCAGAGAGGTCGCGGAAGGTCCTGAAGACGACCTCTCTTCTCATCCATCGCTCACGCTTCATATGCAGCCTGACCTTCATTCCCAGATATTCGAGGCACGCGGACTCTTTACAGGCCTTTCGGATCAGGGCGCCATCGGTCCCGATGAAGAGGCCATAGTCCTTCCAGATCAAAGCGCCCTTATACCTGTTTTGGAATGGCTGGTCAGCGCCAGAGGCGTGCCTTTCAACATCTCAATGGGGTATCCGCTTGCCCATACGCCTCCTGCTAGACTGTTGTGTCTCGTCTTGGACGCCCAGACAGGCCGCCGCAGTGACGCCTTCCATGTGCAGGAATACCTCGATGTGCTGCGTCATCCATATGTCAAGGGCTTAAGGCCCCTTGATGCCAGGGACCGCGAAGACCTGCCGGCCGAGGAGTGTTTCCGCAAGATTGTCCACAGGATAGAGGCCTGGGTTGCGGAAAAGAGGCCCATCTTTGTCAGGTGTGGGGATGTGCTGAAGGATCTTGAAGATGACGAAGGGGTGGGCGGCGTATGGGTCAGATTTCTGTCCGAAGTGCACAGGAGGCTCTTTCTGGACCCTGGGGAGGCGGCGGATGTGCGCGGTTTCGCAGCGGCCCTGATATCCATCCTTGATTTGATCGTTGATTCGAGCACCTGGCAGTCCCATTCCATGGCAGGGGAATTCATGTCGGCCCTGTATGAGTTTCTCGATACCCTGATCCAGGGTCCGATAGCTGCTGAACCGTTGACTGCAAACGGGTTTAGATTCCTTTTCCGCCATCTTGCCCGCGAAATCCATATCCCTTTCGTCGGCATGCCGTTGGACGGCCTCCAGGTCCTTGGCCTCATGGAGACAAGGTGTCTGGATTTCAAGAAGGTCCTGGTCTTTGATGTAAATGAGGGCATACTGCCGCCAGAGGAGGACATAAATCCCTTGCTGCCGCCTGGTCTAAGGCGCCGTCTAGGCCTGCCGGGCCGCAAGGAAACGGTCGATTTGAGCAGGAGGTATCTTCAAAGGCTCCTCTCAAGGGCGCAGGAGGCACATTTATTCTTTTCTGAAGGGGGTGAAAGGGTTAAGAGCCGTTTTATCGAGGAGATCCTATGGGAAAAAGAAAAGGCAGGCCTGATCCCTGTTGGGTATGATGTTAGACATGACGATGGGGTCGGATATCGGTCGGTTTGTTCATCCGGGGGTGCTGGACTGCCATCTGGACTTTTTGAACAATGCGGCGCGGCGGCGGTCTCCATGCCGAAGGACGGCGTAGCCAGCCTGCTTTCTTCCTTTATCTTTTCTTCGACCTCGATAGACACATATCTTTTTTGTCCGTTCAGGTTTTATGCGGCCTATTGCCTCGGCCTGAGACAGGGCATTGCAGACGTAGGCCGGGCCTTAGGTCCAGATGCCGTCGGGCGCCTGATCCACAGGGTGTTAAAGGAGGTGTACGGGCGTTGGCTCGACAAGGAGATGGTGTTTAGTGGGGATGAGTCCGTTGTGCTTGCTGAGCGATTGGATTGTGTGTTGAGGGAGGAGTTCGGCGGGAACGAGTGGCTCAATGCGGCCGTGGATCTGTTCCGAGAGGCCGCGTTTTATAGGCTGGGGCATCTCCTTAGGCTGGAGCAGGATTGGGTCAAAGGCCATATTTTGCTCGGGCTGGAAAGGCCGTTCGAGGCCGGATTCGATCTGGACGACGGGGTGCAGGTGAGACTGAAAGGTATCGTGGACAGGGTTGAAAGGGACAGAGGCAGCGTCTTGTGGGTTATAGATTACAAGACCGGGGGCGATATAAAGATGCCCAAGGGTAGGTATGCGACGGACTTTTCGAGGGAGGCCCTGAAGGCGACCATCGGCTCCTTTCAGCTTCCCATCTACCTCATTCTTTGTGACCGGATCTTTGATCTCAAGGGCCGGTGGGACCGAATGAATGCGGCAATTTATGAGCTTAAGGGCATCGGGGCCTCGACAAGACCCGATGATGTTAGAAAGGTCTTGTTCGGGACCGGAGACGATCATGAATCGCTCATGGATTCGCTATATCTACCTGCCCTTAAGTCCATCGTTTCAGAGATACTTGATCCCGAGACATCGTTTGAGCCTGACCCGTCGGATCCGGCTCAATGTCGCTCCTGTCCGTACAGCACTGGCCTTTGCAGGGCAGCTGTATAG
- a CDS encoding coiled-coil domain-containing protein: MQRIDKVNADLTKRLDDTNKRIDKINNDLIQRIDKVHNDLIMRNDKLNERIDQLALAVVKQEEHLKIAERVTELEKTVVEMKVRLAA; this comes from the coding sequence GTGCAGCGCATCGACAAGGTAAACGCTGATCTTACCAAGCGTCTTGACGATACCAATAAGCGTATTGACAAGATCAATAACGACCTGATCCAACGTATTGACAAGGTGCACAACGACCTTATTATGCGGAACGACAAGTTGAATGAGCGTATCGACCAGCTTGCCCTGGCTGTCGTCAAGCAGGAGGAGCATTTGAAGATAGCAGAGAGGGTGACGGAGCTTGAGAAGACTGTAGTTGAGATGAAGGTCAGGCTTGCCGCATGA